Part of the Quercus robur chromosome 5, dhQueRobu3.1, whole genome shotgun sequence genome, AAACGATGCTAATTGATTAAAACCAACCCaccaaaaaagaacaaaaaaaaaaaaaaaaaactcaaaatttagtaaccaaaaaacccaacaaaattaacagaaattcacttaaaaagaaaaacaccaaaatttgaaatgaattGAGCTGAATACAGCAATAGACATATATTAACACGGATATGatccaaactctctctctttctctcaagcTCTGAGAAATATAACTCTAAAAAAGAGTGAAAGTGCTAGGAAATTttaagagacagagagaaaagaaaagagaaaaagcaaaatatTCGAGAAGACTAGACTgatcgaagaaaaaaaaaaaataagatgcTCACTTCCAAAGCTTCACTTCCAACAAAACCCATCTTCATCACCGAGATTTCTCTCTTGATGTGCTCCATCATACCCACTTGGATCACTTTCTCTTTGCTCACAACCTTCAAAGGATATTGCtgggtttatgttcttgctgggtttatgttcttgctgggttttgttgttcttagttttaaatttgtttttgattttttttttatgagagtttttaatttttttttatttagttagaattaataaattaatttttttatttaaggattttttttaatgagagtttttaatttttttttaatttagatgctgacgtggcattaaaaaatattttttattattaatttaggccacgtggacattagtttattattttttgactttgccgtttgccacgtcagcaatatccgtttctgatgtaacggcagggactaaaatggaaccgtttttctggagagggactaaaagcggtaaaaaaaaaacttagggactaaaacgggaatcgggtcaaaatgtagggaccaaaatgtgtttttcgccaaaaatataaaagtaattgatatacatacatacatacatatatatatctatatatatatatatatatatcattccaGCCTTTATAATCTTCTAGTAAAGCCCCcaatcattttaatattattttaatcaaatttatttaatttaagatAAATTTAATTGTGCCACTTCTATCCTTTGCCCTTAGAATATTATCATTGGAGTTCACTTAAtccttttttatgaaaaaacataaaagtaattataatatatatatatatatatataattggagtTCACTTAATCCTTTCTTtatgaaaaaacataaaagtaattaatatatatatatatatatatatccttccAGCCTTTATAATCTTCTAGTCATGCCCCCATTcgttttaatattattttaatcaaagttatttaatttaagataaatttaatcatgCCACTTTTATCATTTGCTCTTAGAATATTATTATCATTGGAATTCACTTAATTCTTAACAAAAAAGCTTACATCATTATCTTTTTAGAATACTTCAAAGAAATCCTTTTATATTTGTGTTCTTATTTTGAGATCTTTATAAATgttaaggatttttatttttataaatgttcTTATTTAACAATTTGGTGACAACATATTGTCCGTGATCAACtaattagcataaaaaaaatgaaataaaatctaaacactcaTTGTTACATTTTACCCAAAATCACCTTTATACTAAAtttataatctctctctctctctctctctctctctctctctctctctctctctctcaagtatTTTTGCCCTtcttattaaagaaaaacatgAGAGCACAATTATTTGTAAccatatatcaaaataaaaactaatatttctaatatatattgttaaatCACCGATTgtttcaaaaacttaaactatTAGAATGTggtaaatttaaacatttaatctcatatttctaacattttccCCCACGTGTGGGCTCAAAATCTCTTTTAATAGGTGAGGCCAATACGTGAGATTTTGAATGAGAAGTAGAGTGGAGGAAATAGTAAACAAACTCAAGTCctcttgctctgataccatattaaattactaattgtcCTAAAAACTTAAAGCAATCTAAGTTATCATCTACCCAAGGAAATGAGAATATAGAaaagttgaaagttcaaatagtgtgtaaaacacctatgaacgtttagacccccaaatacaaaactaccaacacaagcttataatcaaacaatatatgtgcggaatatgaaatataagctataaccaaattggtaacacactctaaaccataattaatcacaatcacagcagtaattaaaaggtaaagagaaagggaagaaagatgcaaacacaaagataacacggcgatgtgttatcgaagaggaaaccgaagtacttgacgaaaaacctcttcgccgccctctaggcggtcaataatccactagagaatgaagttgggatacatgaataacggaagaccctccaagcctaatctacccaataaacttaagccctccaagcttctttcTCCAACAGGTTTAcgccgaaccttgtcttctttagcttaccgaaTCCCACAATTGCctattgcatcaaccaaaatgaattggtcccttctgaactgcttcccaagcaccaaaatacctcctcattgatatgggtatggtgagataaggatttggctaatgtaccttttaaggatatgtcaatggagagggtgagagtagaggaatttggagaatcaaaagatgaagattgtgaatgagtcaatcttgtttttctctagggtttctctctcaaaattctctttggaggCTCTCGACATTTCATAGATATAAGGGcatttatagtagggtgtatcaggaatgcaaagagtcagttacaaccaaacagggcattctggcGACTCGACCTCGCTATTGGAACGAGTCGTGAGTTAACTGCCTGGCCAGACtagaagttttgtcctgtagtactccagctggtgtgactcttcagctccccttGCATACTTCACACGTGTACCATTCGGGTGACTTGCCAGTCGAGctagtcgcgagatccagtcgcgagactCCTTTGAATTGCACAATTCTTGAGATTTcttcacacactacccttacataattcccacctaaatatagggtatctaattgctaaattacaaccaaatttggcacgaaataaagccaacacataattgaataaattcaaccttacaatctccctctttggctattctgtgacaaaaccctaaaacaaactctagacttaacatgtgagttgggaacagttgccaaaactcactcacatcCTAATTACAGAAACTGTGAAACTCTTGAACCATACGAATAAGTATTTCCCGAAAACAACAACACAAGacgatcattgtaagcagaaatcttgaaatgcatatagagcaagcacaatgcgatcaagtagTAAAGATTAAAGCAATAAAGCATGGCTTGACCAAACaagaacaatcactataaatagtgatcaCAATGATCATTCATACAAGGAATGAATATCCAGACATGCAAACTAATAAGttcaatgcaaagtatcatttgcatgtccaataCTCAACCAATACAAGAACCTAAAgtaattgcatcaaggataaaaaaatccaacaatggcacaagagtgatgtactaaagaaaatgcataacattaacTGAAAGTACTAAGCTACAAAGCAAAGGTACAAACCCAAAATACTGAATATTAACTAAAATATTTAAACCAGTGTGCCAAAAGCTTTAAACAGAAGTAATGTAACAATCCAAGAGATAAAAGGAAGTATAAACAAATAAGCTGTTAACTAGACTAGCCAATCAATGGTTAGACTATccaaaagtatgtgtgtgtgtgtgtattagtTTCCTCCTTTTGAGCTCACACAACTCCCCCTTTCaatatgcacacttcccttctTGTGTTGCTCTCCCCCTTACTGTATATTATCAACCAATCTATACAATGAGTtgttctccccctttttggcccGAATAGTTAAAGGCTCGCCTCTAGTTTTTGTTGAATAACATCTAATTGTGTCTCAATGGTTGTGAGACACATTTGAACTTGATTATTGGTGGAGTAGAGAACATTTTCAAACAAGGAAATACGCTGATGCAAACCctcaaacaaaatatttaaccTATCAGCTTGAGAGCTAGATTGTACATGCTGAGTGCTAGTCGTCTGTAACTCAAGAGTGTGAGGAGATGCAGTCCTGGTCTGCCCAGGCAAAGTGTGAGTAGCTGAGCCATGACCGGAAGGAGTGGCATGAGGAAAAGATTCACTCTTAGGTACTTTGGAAGAGTGACTTTTGCTCGCTTGAAGGGACACCATGGATATTGGTCGAAGACGAACCAGTATTTTTCCATCTTTTGGTGGATGAATGCCTTTAAGAGCCATGATTTTCATGAGCAAACTACAAAAAGGAAGACATGTTCGTGCTGCCGTTCGTGTTGTTCTTTTCCTTATTGTCTGGAAAATGTGAGCACAAATATCAGTCGAAACTCCAGTGATGAGATCACATAAGAACTAGGCTCTTCTAAGGTTGATGAATCTAGTGTTAGACAGTGGATAAAGGTTGAAGAACGTGATCAAAGTGAGAGCTTTCAattcaggtgcaaactttgcagTTCCAATAGACATGCCTTTGGATGAAATCTCATGATCTGGCCCAAGAATTTGAAGAATATCTTGCATTTGAGGAAGTCTATCATCATACTAAGTGAGGTTTGCATTTGCTGGTCGAGTGATCCAAAGGACCTTTGCATCaaccattgcatcaaccaaaatgaattggtcccttctgaaTTACTTCCCAAGCGCCAAAATACCTTCTCACTGATATGgttatggtgagataaggatttgacTAAAtttacctctcaaggatatgtcaatggagagggtgagagtagaggaatttagagaatcaaaagatgaagattgtggatgagtcaatcttgtttttctctagggtttctctctcaaaattctctttggaggTTCTttatatttcgtgggtataagggtatttatagtagggtgtatGAGAAATGCGAAAGGTCAGTTTTCATCAAATAGGGCATTCTAGCGACTCAACCTCGCAACTGGAACGAGTCGTGAgtttgagtcgcgagctaactgcctggcCAGATTGAAAgctttgtcctatagtgctctaGTTGTCGTGACCCTTTAGCTCCCCTACATGCTTCACACATGTGACACCTTTAGCGACTTGCCaatcgcgagatccagtcacgaggCTTTTCTTGAGTGCACACATCTTGAgctttcttcacactctctcacacactacccttatataattcccacctaaatacagggtatctaattgctaaattacatgcaaatttggcacggaataaagccaacacatgattgaataaattcaaccttacaatctccccctttggctattccatttcaaaaccctaaaatagactctagacttgacatgtgagttgggaacagttgccaaaactcactcacatcctaattctagaaactgtgaagctcttgaaccatacgAACAAGTATTTCCTGAAAACAACAATACAAgctgatcattgtaagcagaaatcttgaaatgcatatggagcaagcacaatgcTATCAAGTAGTAAAGATTAAAGCAATAAAGCATGGCTTGACCAAACAAGGACAATTACTATAAATAGTGATCACAATGATCATTCACACAAGGAATGAACATCaagacatgcaagctaataagctcaatgcaaagtatcacTTGCATGTCCCACACTTAACCGATACATAAACACAAAgtaattgcatcaaggatataaaatccaacaagggcacaagagtgatgtactgaagaaaatgcataacattaacTAAAAGTATTAAGCTACAAAGCAAAGATACATATTAAAAAGTACTGAATAGAAACTGAAATAATTAAACCAAAGTatcaaaagttttaaacaaaagcaCTGTAACCATCCAAGAGATATAAACactataaacaaataataagcTGTAAACTAGACTAGCCAATCAATGGTTAGACCATCCAAAAGTATGTGTATATGATTGTATCAGCTTCCTCCTTTTGAGCTCACACAACTCACCCTATCAGTATGCACATTTCCCTTTTTGTGTTGCTCTCCCCCTTACTCTATGCTATCGTCCAATCTATACACTAAGTTTGCTCTCCCCTTTTTTGGCACGAATAACTAAAGGCTCGCCTCTAGTTTGCATTGAATAGCATCTAACTATGTCTCAATGGTTGTGAGATGCATTTGAACTTGAttgttggtggagtagagaaCGGTTTCAAATCCAGAAATACGCTGATGCAAACCCTCAATCAAAGTACTCAACCTGTCAGCTTGAGAGCTAGATTGTACATGTTGAGTGCTAGTCGTCTATAGCTTAGGAGTGGGAGGAGACGCAGTCTCAGTATGCCTGGCATAAAGGAAAGATTCACTCTTAGGTGCTTTGGAAGAGTGACTTTTGCTCGCTTGAAGAGATACCATGGATAGTGGGCGAAGACGAACCAGTATTTTTCCGCCTTTTAGTGGGCGAACATCATCAAGAACCATGATCTTCATGAGAAGACTACGAAAAGGAAAAGATGTTCGTGCTACTGTTCATGCTGTTGTTTTCTCTATTGTCTGAAAAATGTGAGCACAAATATAAATCGGAACTCTGGTGATGAGATCACATAAGAACTATGCTCTTCCAAGATTGATGAAGCCAGTGTTAAACAGTGGATAAAGGTTGGAGAACATGATCAATGTGAGAGTTTTCAGTTCAAGTGCAAACTTTGCAGTTCCAATGGATGAGCCTTTGGTTGAAATCTCATGATCAGGCCCAAGAATTTGAAGAATATCTTGCACTTAAGGAAGTCTATCATCATATGGAGTGAGGTCTGCATTTGCCGGCCGATTAATTCAAAGGACCTTTGCAATGTAGTCTAGAGTGATGATGAATTCCTTTCCTTGTACCCAACACTTCAATTCAACCCTGGTGAATCTAGCATTTAAGTAGAACTCCTTAACTAATTCATCAATCGGGTCCTCGAAGTTCCCAAACAGATCAACccaatctttttcttcaaaaattctAGGAATAAAAGTTGTTCCCAGGATATCAAATTTCACAATCCGTTCCACCACAATAGGATCTTCTTCGAAAATGATGGAGAAAGTCTGAGAATTGAGGGGAGTCCTGAATCTCTCACTGTTTGAGTCATGAGACGAACGTCAGGTCCGTTTTGAAACAGGGGATGATGGAACATCAATCACGGGTTCTTTTCCACGAGAGGaacgacgagacatctgcaaaaGAATAAACACACAGTAGAGAACCAAGTGCAAAACaccaacacacaaacacaaacttgATTAGATCCAAGTTAGTCCATGAAATAAGCACTCAATGATAGTTAGGAAGAAATATCACTCAAGCATGTTTAAATGAACCAACTATGTAGTAATGTGTAGCTAGCCTGATTGAAATGCAAAAACATGGCGTTTATTTAAGCATGTGCAGCACTGGTGCATGTGGCAGGGACGGACCCAGGTAGAGGGCTAAGGGGGCCCGGGCGCCCCtaggcctaaaaaaaaaatttttagcaagtaaaactccccccccccccccccacccccaaaaaaaaagggcttgggCCCCCTTAGTTTTTAGCTCAGgcccccctcccaaaaatcaTGAACCCCTTCCCCTAGCCCATCATCCGGCCAGCTCAGAGTAGAGCCCATGACCCatgtaaatctaaaaaaaaaaaaaaaaaaaaaaacacttagctCTCAGCAGTCCAAAACCAAACGgagaaagcaaaaaacaaaggaaaaaaaaagaaagggaagtgAGAGGCGAGAGCTGCGagacagagagatagagatagagatagagagtaCTTAGAGACCCATCTTGATCAGAGACCCGTGTCGTCATAAcggagagagatagagagccGTGTCGCCATGACAGAGAGAGACAGAAAGCGAGACGAGAGCGAGACCCAGTCCAGTACAGCAGTACCCACGCCGGCAAGAGCGAGACCCACGCGAGACAAGACCCACTTGCCGCTGCCACCGCCGGTTGCTCAATCTGCCTAGCCAACCCAACTTTGAGCCTTCATAGTTCACAGGTATTTACtcttatcttttccttcaaaacctTGAGATCTGAGAATATGAGATTCACAGAAACTGTGCTTGTGCCTTGTGGACTTGTGGTgttttatgtttgtgtttttactgATGAGTGATGAATTGAACTGATGTTGGTGATTGTGAATTGAATCTGTGTTgcttgtggtgttttttttttttttttttttttggggctttttggctttgtgactTTGTTACTCTGTGtttgtgactctctctctctctctcttgcattatatagataagagagagagagtagagtttGTAGagatagttttttctttgttgactgGTAGTTGGGCATAATAGGGACAAGTGGAGTTGGGCAACGAAcaagtgaacaaaaaaaaaaaaaaaaggtaaagttaaaaaaaagtttttgtgtCGGTAGTGGGATTCATTGGGTTAGTAGATCAGAATTAGAAAGATGGAGACAACACAAAGACACaaaagacataaataaaggcaaagacaaCATAGAGACATAAATAAAGGCAGaccaaacacaaagacataaataaaggtagaccaaagacaaaaagaaaaaaacaaatcatataatataaaaaattgtcacacaaatttaagaaaataacggtgattctaatatgatttttattttatttgtagatcatgaaaaaatcaactacaatgcttgattttttcaaaagaaaaggttcAACGTCAAATTCTTCCGAAGTCAACGTGGAATTGCCAACAACTAATGTTGCTATTCCAATTCTAGAAAATGTGGATGTTCCAATTCCGGAAAATGTGGATGTTTCAATCtctcaaacacaatttcaaagaatTGACCTTGATTCTTTGGATTATGATCCTGGAACACGCAAACAAATATGGGAATATCATGTTAATCAACGTGATGAAATTCGACTGGCTTACATTAAAAAAGGTCTACACCAACCTCCTCTAGAGACATTCAAAAAAAGTGGAAAGTGCAATCATAgctttcaagcttcttggtttagaaataattcaaaatggCTTGACTATTCTCCTACAACAGATGCAGCTTATTGTCTACCCTGCTTTGTCTTTCATAATCCAAATGTGGTTGTGGGACAAAATACATTCATTGTTGGTGGAtttagaaattggaaaaaagTTGGGGCCAAAGATTGTTATTTTCAAGGTCATATAGGAAAAGATCCTAACTCAGCTCATAGAGTTGCTGAGCAAATGTGTAAGGATTTGATGAACCAATTGCAACATTTGCAATAGGTAGTTGATCATTTCACTACTGaacaaattgcaaataatcGGTTGCAACTGAAGGCCACAATTTTTATTGTCCAATATCTTGCCTTTCAAGCTATAGCTTTTAGAGGTCGAGATAAAAGTTTTAGTTCATTAAATCGTGGGAACTTTCATGAATCATTGGGTATTGTGACTTTTTGGAATGAGAAGGTTgctgaaataatagaaaaaactcCCAAAAATGCAACCTACACATCACCTAGGATTCAAAAGGAAATTCTACATGTTTTCTTAGCCAAAGTGAAGAAGGCCATTCGGGAAGAAATTGGTGATGCAAAGTTTTGCATAATGGTTGATGAAGCTCGTGATGAGTCCATGAAAGAGCAAATGGCTATGGTTTTTAGATATGTTGATACAGAAGGCTTTGTAGAAGAAcgtttttttgggcttattcaTGTTGTTGACACTGCGGCTTTGACTCTAAAGAAGGGGATATATTCTTTGTTATCTCAACATTACttagatatacaaaatattcgAGGGCAAGGATATGATGGAGCAAGCAACATGCGAGATATGTGGAATGGATTacaagttttgattttgaatgattgTCCATATGCTTACTACATCCATTACTTTGCACATCGCTTACAATTGGCATTAGTAAAAGCATCAAAACAAGTTGTTCccatttgtcatttttttcttacattgctTTTTCTGATCAAAATTGTTAATGCTTCATGCAAGCGCAATGAGCAATTGAAAGTTGCCAATGCTAATGAAATAGCACGTTTGATTGATCTTGAAGAGCTTGAGATTGAAAGTGGACTTAATCAAATTGGCACTTTACAACGACTTATAGAAACACGTTGGAGTTCACATTTTAGATCAGTTTCTAGCTTATTAAGGATGTTTACTTCAACTgttgaagttttacaaaatataattgatgaTGCAATTGATGGAGAACATCGGGCAGAAGGAGAGTCAACTTATGATGGTTTAACTTCATTGGAATTTGTCTTTATCTTGCATCTTGAGAAGGAAACTATGGAGATTACTGATCAactttgtcaagctttgcaaAGCCAATCTCAAGACATTTTAAATGCCATGCATTTAGTTTCATCTACTAAAGCACTTATCTAAAAATTTAGAGGTGATGGATGGGATGGCTTACTCACCACTGTGATATCATTTTGTGAGAAGCATTGCATTGATGTCCTGGATATGAATGCTCGTTATGTTGCGAGGTGATGTCGAGCTCGTAATCAGCAAGATAACGTTACAAATGAGCATTATTATcgagtaaatattttttatgctacaaTAGATTCTCAACTACAGGAACTAAATTATCAGTTTAATGAAGATGCAATGGAATTACTTAGGCTTAGCTCAGCTTTAGAACTTCGAGAGGCATTAAAATCTTTCAGAATTAGTGATCTTTGTTTGTTGGTAAAGAATTTCTATTCACAAGATTTCACAGATTATGACAAACAAGTGTTGGAGAAGGAGCTTTATCATTTTGAGCATAATGTAGTCCAAGATCCagagttcaaaaaattgaaaagtttatctAAGTTGTCTCAATGGTTAGTGAGAACTGGAAATTCAGAACACTACAAACTTGTTTATAGAATGGTGAGACTTGTGCTTACTCTTCTAGTTTCTACTGCTACTACAGAGCTAGCATTTTTAATTATGAAAGTTGTCAAAACTAACCTTCTaaacaaaatggaaaatgattttttgacgGACTCTTTGATGTTATACATTGAAAAGGATATAATTTCGACATTTAGTTTGGATTCAATAgtagatgattttgaagatttgaaagagCGTCGAGTTCCCTTTCCATAGATgattgtataaagaaaaaatagtgtttcgtgtcttttgtttttgttagtagattgtatcttaatacattaagaaacaatgatttttgggtatttgtcttggttgatagtttattaatactatatgaatgcgtatttgaaatttttttttcgcttatctccgccccccccccccccctggcTTAAAATCCTGCATTCGTCCCTGGCATGTGGTGTGCATATGTGATGCATGTGCAGGCAAGGCTAAGCACATTGTAAACCTTGAAGTCCTCAGAAATACAAGTAAATGTCTTTGAGACATTTTACTAATGAGCATGATATgacaacacaacacaaatagGATATATTACTCAAAACTAAGAATCAAACATGAAAACATGTATTATAAGCATCATActataaaaaccaataaaacccattcaacaaactcaaaaaaatatcCACAAACCATATTTGAACATCATATTTTTCAGAActcaacaaaaactcaaaattcaaGAAATCAAGGGATAGAAACAGAAAATACATAGAGAAAAtgacaaaacccataccttttcttgaagattggtgaagagatgatgaagaaaattgagGATTTTTGAGAGAACATGGTGGGTTTGTGAGGGAGAGGAACGGACAAGACAATGAACAATCACAATAAgtgagagaaaaatgaaaagtttttgaaaactaCCTTGAAAATAACCCTCATTGGGCTAAACACACGATTTTCGCAACCGGATTGAGTCGCAAACAAGTCGCCAAGTCAAGGAGCCAAAAACCCATGtgacaaattttgaaaaatttgtctaagtgtttttcgtgaCTGGAAGGTCCACTCGCAAGTAAGTCGCGAAGGGAGCCGCAAGTTAATCTGAGTAAACCTCGCGACTGGAGCTTCCACTCGTGAACCAGTCACCAAACTGAGTCGCGAAAATCCTAAAAAAccagattttcaaaattttttctaagtctTTTTCGAGACTGGGGCCTTGACTCACCAGAGAGTCGCCAAGAGCTTCTGTGTAAGCTCACGACTGGGGGCTCGCGACTAGCTTGACCCGCAAGGCAGAGTTGCCAGAACAAAGTTGcatagtttttgaaattttttcaaaacaataatactttccaaaaacaattaaaacactcaaaaatatttttgtatttgatcaaCATATAATTGAGTATGTGCAACACAATtaaacaagtacaatcacacaaatgaataaaacattcattgaacatagacatgtgtgatgtgtaTGGGTACCAAagatgagatagtccttagtctaatgtgatgtttcaatgatcaattcaatcaagtcatacacaatcAGCACTAGGAAgagtgaccaatctcaattatagaagtatgcatatatgacctcccaccaAAAGTTGATTACATACTTTTTAAACTTTTCGTTTGGCTTCATTCacatcataacatttgatcattttgaatcagtacatcttattttga contains:
- the LOC126727933 gene encoding uncharacterized protein LOC126727933, whose translation is MIFMSKLQKGRHVRAAVRVVLFLIVWKIKGSTSNSSEVNVELPTTNVAIPILENVDVPIPENVDVSISQTQFQRIDLDSLDYDPGTRKQIWEYHVNQRDEIRLAYIKKGLHQPPLETFKKSGKCNHSFQASWFRNNSKWLDYSPTTDAAYCLPCFVFHNPNVVVGQNTFIVGGFRNWKKVVDHFTTEQIANNRLQLKATIFIVQYLAFQAIAFRGRDKSFSSLNRGNFHESLGIVTFWNEKVAEIIEKTPKNATYTSPRIQKEILHVFLAKVKKAIREEIGDAKFCIMVDEARDESMKEQMAMVFRYVDTEGFVEERFFGLIHVVDTAALTLKKGIYSLLSQHYLDIQNIRGQGYDGASNMRDMWNGLQVLILNDCPYAYYIHYFAHRLQLALVKASKQVVPICHFFLTLLFLIKIVNASCKRNEQLKVANANEIARLIDLEELEIESGLNQIGTLQRLIETRWSSHFRSVSSLLRMFTSTVEVLQNIIDDAIDGEHRAEGESTYDGLTSLEFVFILHLEKETMEITDQLCQALQSQSQDILNAMHLVSSTKALI